The nucleotide window CTTGTCCTTCAGGCCGGCCTTGAGCCTGTCCAGTTCGGCCAGCGGCATGTCCGAGAGCAGTTCGTAGTAGCGCACCATCAACTCGTCCGAGATCGACATGATCTTGCCGAAGATATCGTCCGGTGCCTCAGTAATCCCGATGTAGTTGCCCAGGGATTTGGACATCTTGTTGACCCCGTCCAGCCCCTCCAGAAGCGGCATGGTCAGGATGCACTGGGGAGCTTGGCCCCACTCGCGCTGCAATTCGCGCCCCATCAGCAGGTTGAATTTCTGGTCGGTGCCCCCCAGCTCCACGTCGGATTTGAGCGCCACGGAATCGTAGCCCTGAACCAGCGGGTACAGGAACTCATGGATGGCAATCGGCTGCTGGCTGTTGAAGCGTTTGTGGAAGTCGTCACGCTCCAGCATGCGCGCCACGGTGTACTTGGAAGCCAGGGCGATCATGCCGCCCGAACCGAGCTCGTTCAGCCAGGTGGAGTTGAACACCACCTTGGTCTTCTCCGGATCGAGGATCTTGAACACCTGCTGCTTGTAGGTTTCGGCGTTTCTGAGCACATCCTCGCGGGTCAGTACCTTGCGGGTCTCGGACTTGCCGGTCGGGTCGCCGATCATGCCGGTGAAATCGCCGATCAGGAAATTGATCTCGTGCCCCAGCTGCTGAAACTGCCGCAGCTTGTGGATCAGCACGGTGTGTCCCAGGTGCAGGTCAGGCGCGGTCGGATCGAAACCGGCCTTGATCTTCAACGGGACCCCGGTCTTGAGCGAGTTGGCCAGTTTCTCCTCCAACTCCTTCTCG belongs to Geobacter sp. SVR and includes:
- the tyrS gene encoding tyrosine--tRNA ligase yields the protein MSVAEQMAVIKRGAVEVLIEKELEEKLANSLKTGVPLKIKAGFDPTAPDLHLGHTVLIHKLRQFQQLGHEINFLIGDFTGMIGDPTGKSETRKVLTREDVLRNAETYKQQVFKILDPEKTKVVFNSTWLNELGSGGMIALASKYTVARMLERDDFHKRFNSQQPIAIHEFLYPLVQGYDSVALKSDVELGGTDQKFNLLMGRELQREWGQAPQCILTMPLLEGLDGVNKMSKSLGNYIGITEAPDDIFGKIMSISDELMVRYYELLSDMPLAELDRLKAGLKDKSLHPMAAKKALGREIVSRFHGAGAGEAAEENFVKRFKENEIPDEMPQVSYRLADGSVLLAKAMTEAGLTKSNGEGRRSIDGGGVKLNGEKVSDTNLELAAAGEYVVQIGKRRFARIVVA